Proteins encoded by one window of Chryseobacterium sp. POL2:
- a CDS encoding superoxide dismutase family protein, which produces MKQMLLLVFLGVGLAITSCSSQKKHYTIHSKSGTFTQGYIDFSQSGKEVTMTVNAYKLKPGEHAIHIHEKGDCSATDGSSAGGHWNPAGNDHGKWESEHFHMGDIGNLKADDNGTAQLVFKTDKWCIGCSDDSKNIIGKSIIIHADKDDFHTQPTGNAGGRVGCVEIK; this is translated from the coding sequence ATGAAACAAATGCTTTTACTTGTTTTTTTAGGAGTTGGACTTGCTATAACATCATGTTCCTCACAAAAAAAACATTACACAATTCACTCAAAAAGTGGAACTTTTACGCAAGGATATATAGATTTTTCACAATCTGGAAAAGAGGTTACAATGACTGTAAATGCATACAAATTGAAGCCTGGAGAACATGCCATACACATTCATGAGAAAGGTGATTGCTCAGCAACCGATGGAAGTTCTGCTGGCGGACACTGGAATCCTGCAGGAAATGACCATGGTAAATGGGAATCCGAACATTTCCACATGGGTGATATTGGCAACTTAAAAGCAGATGATAACGGAACGGCGCAATTGGTATTCAAAACGGATAAATGGTGTATTGGTTGTAGCGACGATAGCAAAAATATTATTGGGAAATCCATAATTATCCATGCTGATAAAGACGACTTCCACACGCAACCGACCGGAAATGCTGGTGGTAGAGTAGGTTGTGTTGAGATAAAATAA
- a CDS encoding LD-carboxypeptidase, with protein MKSIIFPKSLKKGDKIAIISPAGSVEKEQLQSTLDLIISKGYQPVLGKNTLKNHQDGYTYAGTEKQRIDDLNWAFNDPDIKAIWATRGGYGCQHLVEHLQLNRFKKNPKWYIGYSDNTVIQSFLMKKGFVSIHGQTLKTSSFGVTKESYDLIFDVLKGKSLNYTLEANKFNKKGKTKGQLIGGNLALIYALLGTKYSFDFKDKILFIEDIGENFYALDRMLMSLELAGVFKKINGLIVGGMTNMGNETDNKAYEEAFDPFALHLIEHRLKAYNFPVLYKFPNGHIRDNRPLIIGAEVSLKVGKSSEVNFKF; from the coding sequence TCTCGCCAGCTGGTTCGGTCGAGAAAGAACAATTGCAATCCACATTGGATCTTATAATTTCCAAAGGCTATCAACCTGTTTTAGGGAAAAACACACTTAAAAATCACCAAGATGGATACACTTATGCCGGTACCGAAAAACAACGTATCGACGATCTTAATTGGGCTTTCAACGATCCTGATATCAAAGCCATCTGGGCAACCCGCGGCGGTTATGGATGTCAACATCTTGTAGAACATCTTCAACTTAATCGTTTCAAAAAAAATCCGAAATGGTACATAGGTTATTCTGATAATACGGTGATACAAAGCTTTTTAATGAAAAAAGGATTTGTAAGCATCCATGGACAAACTTTGAAAACCTCTTCTTTTGGCGTAACCAAAGAAAGCTATGATTTGATATTTGATGTCTTAAAAGGAAAATCGCTTAATTATACTTTAGAAGCTAATAAATTCAATAAAAAAGGAAAAACTAAAGGTCAATTAATAGGCGGAAATTTGGCGTTGATTTATGCACTTTTAGGGACTAAATATTCTTTCGATTTTAAAGATAAAATTTTGTTTATCGAAGACATTGGAGAAAATTTTTATGCGCTCGACCGCATGTTAATGAGCCTCGAATTGGCTGGCGTATTTAAAAAAATAAATGGACTTATCGTGGGAGGAATGACCAATATGGGCAACGAAACCGATAACAAAGCTTATGAAGAAGCTTTTGATCCTTTTGCTTTACATTTGATAGAACATCGTCTGAAAGCTTATAATTTCCCAGTTTTATATAAATTTCCGAATGGTCATATTCGTGATAATCGACCTTTAATCATCGGTGCTGAAGTGTCCTTAAAAGTTGGAAAATCTTCTGAGGTTAATTTTAAATTCTAA
- a CDS encoding YraN family protein, with protein MAEHNDFGKQAEDAACKFLESYHYEILERNFRFLKAEIDIIAKHKNTLIIVEVKARADNHFINPEDAVNKKKMKLLIMAADEYSQSIKQDLEVRFDIISVLKTKENKLQIQHIPDAFQSHEV; from the coding sequence ATGGCCGAACATAATGATTTTGGAAAACAGGCTGAAGATGCTGCTTGTAAGTTTTTAGAATCCTATCATTATGAAATTCTGGAACGCAATTTTCGTTTTCTAAAAGCGGAGATTGACATTATTGCGAAACACAAAAATACTTTGATAATAGTTGAGGTAAAGGCCAGAGCCGACAATCATTTCATTAATCCCGAAGATGCGGTTAACAAAAAGAAAATGAAACTTCTGATAATGGCTGCCGACGAATATTCTCAAAGTATAAAGCAAGATTTAGAAGTAAGATTTGATATTATTTCTGTTTTAAAAACAAAAGAAAATAAACTCCAAATACAACATATTCCAGATGCTTTCCAAAGTCACGAAGTATGA